The Candidatus Paceibacterota bacterium genome segment GATTACGCTCACCAACCGGGTCAACATGATGAGCTTCGATGCCAGCGGCATCATAGATCCCGCCACCCTGACCGGCTTCGACTCGCCGGCCTCCCCCTCGGTCACAGGTCCCAACATCGGCAACGGCCGGGACATCGCCTGGGATGCGGCGGGGAATCTTTACACCGTCAGCTCCGGCCAGGCTCGCCTGCGGGTCTTTGCGCCGGGTGGCAACACGGTTGCCAGCACTTCCTCCGACGGCACCTTCACCCTGACGAAGCCGGCGAATGAAGTCAGCGTTTTGGCCACGACGCCGACCACCTCCATGGACACCAGCCTGGGGGCGCCTGGCGTGTTCACCCTTTCGCGCTCGGGCAGCACTGCTTCCCCCTTGCCGGTTTCTTACACGCTGACGGGTCTTGCCCTCAACGGTACCCACTACCAAGCCATCCCCACCTCCGTTACATTCCAAGCTGGGGCTGATACGACCAACATCTTCATTACAGCCATACCCACGCCGGCTGGGCCTGTCCGTGATGTCGTCCTGACCATCAACAGCGGTGCCGGCTACACACCGGTCTCACCGCTGAATGCGTCGGTCTGGATCATTGACACCAATAAGCCGGCAATCTGGGTGGCTCGCAAAGACGCCCAGTTCTATGAACGGACGAATGACTTCGCCCGGTTCACGCTCACCCGGTATGGAGACACCAACACCAGCCCGCAGATCAATATGACCTATGGCGGGACGGCCGTTGCGGGCACCCACTTCTACGCCGATGCCATCGCAGGCACTATGATTCCGGGGCAAGTGACCATGGACGTTAATGTCTATCCAATCCACGACGGAGTGTTCACCGGCCCGTTGACGGTGACGGCCACGGTGGCGCCCGCCAGCTTCGGAGATTACGACGTCGGCACCCCCGCCACGAGTGTGGAGGCCGCTACGCGGGTAAACTCGGATTATCCGCCGGAAACGGTAATCTGGTCCGACAACCTCCAGACCGATACATCGGCCAATTGGACCGAGCGCTACGGCACGACCAACGGGGCCGCTCGCGATGCGACGGTCACGTGGGCATTTGACTACAGTGGCAGCCCGATATTCGCTCCGCCCGCGCCTCATTCGGGCAGCGATACCCACGGGCTCTACATGACGGTGAACAAGACTTCCACGGATCTGGACCCGCCCGTGGCGGCCGCACTGAACTTCTACCCCAACGGGCAGAGCTTCAGCGGCAACTATGCGCTGCGCTTCGACATGTTCCTCATCCAGAATACCGGGGCGGCGACGACCGAGTACGCGCTGTTCGGCATCAATCACTCCGGCGCCAGGACCAATTGGTTCCGCAATAGCACTTCCGGCTTCGCCGGGGTGGACCCGACCGCCTGGGACTTCGACGGCGTCTTCTACGCGGTCGAGTCGGATGCGGCCGCGTTGGGGGACTATGTCGGATACAGTTCCCCCACAACTGCGGGCCGTAACCCGACGCCGATCTCTCCAGGCAGAAATGCCTCGACCCTGACGCATGTGTTCAAGACCCCGCCCTGGACACCGGGCGTGGGCACCGGTGGCGCCCCCGCCAACCTTGGTGGCTCCGGCACGCCCATCTGGGCCGATGTCGAGCTTAGCCACGTCAATGGCGTGATCCGCTGGTACATCAACCACGAGCTGATCTTCGCCTACACTAACACCACGGGCTACGGCAGCGGGAACATTATGCTGGGCTACACCGACGCCTACGATTCGGTTGGCAGCGGCGAAGGCGCGGTCATCTATGCCAATGCCCGTGTCATCAGCCTGGCCGGTCCGACCATCACGGGCATCGTGGTGAACGGCGGCAACGTCGAAATCACCTTCACGGCGAACACGGGCGACGTGGTGGGCCAGTTCAACCTGCAACAGTCGAGTCCGCTGGTGACTGGCGGATACGCCGATACCACCTCCACGATCAGCTCGCTGGGTGGCGGCGTGTTCAAAGCCGTCAAGGCTGTGCCGGCGGCCAACACGTTCTACCGGATCAGCAAGAGCTACTAAGACCCCACACGGCCTGTCAGTCTCAGCGAGGCATCCGCTTCCGGGCGGATGCCTCGTTCGTTTGCGCCCGGCCCAATGAACCAAATGATGAACCGCCCCTTCCGTGGTGGCAGCCATCCTGCCTGCCGTAGAGCGGGGCAGCTTACCCGGCCCAGAAGGTGCCGGCTGAGTCGAATACCCCAATCCGGACCGAAGGATGCCGCCCCTGGTTCACACCTGCCTGCCCCTGTGCCAGAGTCCAGTTGCGTGATCAGTAGCATCGTTCTGTCAGCCGCCTGCCCCTCTGAAACAGGCCGGACAACCCGCCCTAAAGCCGCGTATGGCCGGGGCCCTTTCAGGCTCCCGGCCGTCCAGTGGCCGTCTAGTGGCCGTCCAGTGGCCGTCCAGTGGCCGTCCAGTGGCCGTCTAGTGGCCGTCCAGTGGCCGTCTAGTGGCCGTCTAGTGGCCGTCTAGTGGCCGTCTAGTGGCCGTCCCGGTGCCGCCCTCACACCCCAATCCTGAACGAACTGCGAAAATGCTCCACCGATTGGTGAAGGCAGAGCACTCTCGCCGAGTGCGCCGGGGGACGGCGGTCCTTCAGCGCACTCCCCCGCCGCACACAGCAGTCGCAGGGGATTCCACAGAGTGGAACGAATCTCCACCGGAGGGCACTCACCTCTCTGCATAGAGGCGCGCGGGTATCTTGCCCGCTTGTCTGGTCCGCAATGAGCAAAGCGGTCTAAATGCCCGCGCTCCTCCGGCAGCTTCAGGCATATGTGCTGCGTCGTCGAAGGGGCACCACAATCAAGCTTGTCAACGGACCGCCCTTCCAACTACAAAACACCCGTGTTAGCGCTTCGACTCCCCACAGCTAGGCGGTAATTCTTGGCCAACTCCATGCGCCGTCCTGCAACCAACGCCAACCCGGCGCCGATGCAAGGTAAGCTCCCTGTCGGGCCGGCTGCGCGCATCCCCGCGTGGCTGCCTGCCCTGCTGCTGGTGCTGGCCACAGTCCTGGCATACCTGCCGGTCAGACAGGCCGGCTTCATCTGGGATGACGACGCTTATGTGACAAAGAACGCCATGCTCACGGCGCCGGACGGATTGCGGCAGATCTGGTTTTCGGCGCATCGGCAGTCACAGTACTTTCCGCTGGCTTACACCACCCTCAGGATCGAGCGCGGACTGTGGGGCTTGAACCCGCTGGGCTACCATGCCGTCAACGTGCTGCTGCACGTTATCAACGCATTGTTGCTGTGGCGCCTGCTGCGGCGGTTGGTGGTGCCGGGTGCGTGGCTGGCGGCAGCGATCTTCGCCTTGCATCCCGTGCAGGTGGAAAGCGTGGCCTGGGTCACGGAATTGAAGAACGTGCAATCCACGCTGTTCTATCTGTTGGCGGTTTTGGCGTGGGTTAGATTCGGCCAGAAACCGGCGGCGCCCCGGTGGAGCTTCTACTGGCTGGCGCTGCTGTTCCACGCCCTGGCCTTGCTCAGCAAGACGACGGCCTGCACGCTGCCAGCCGCCTTGCTGCTGGTCTTGTGGTGGCGCGGCGAGTCCGTCGGCTGGCGGCGGGTGGTTCAAGTCCTGCCATTTCTGTTGCTGGGGGCGGGGATGGGGGTGGTGTCCGTGTGGTGGGAGAACCACCTTGGCAACTACTTGGCGGATACCGGGGTGAATCTCAGCCTGGTGGACAGGCTCTTGGTTGCCACCCGCGCGGTCTGGTTCTATGCGGCGAAAGTGTTCTGGCCGGTGAATCTCGCCTTCAGTTATCCCCGGTGGGAGATAGACGCGCGCGCCCCGCTGCAGTACCTCGGCCTTGCCGGATGTGTGGCTTTTGCCCTGCTGTTCTGGTGGCGTCGCCGCGTCGTTGGCCGGGGAGTCGTCGCCGGGGTGGTCTTCTTCGTTGCCGCCCTCTCGCCGCTGCTGGGGTTCATTCCCCTCTACACTTTCCGTTTCTCGTTCGTGGCGGACCATTACCAGTACCTGGCCTGCGCGGGCTTGATCATCCCTGCCGCGGCCCTCATCACTGGCCGCCTGGCCAAAGAGCGGAAGACGCGTGTCGTCTGGCTCGGCCTTTCAGGGGGACTGCTGTTGGCTCTGGGACTGCTGACCTGGAAACGGGCTCACATCTACGCGGACGAAAAGAGGTTGTGGGAGGATACGCTCGCGAAGAACCCCACTTCTTGGATGGCTCACTGCAATCTCGCCTACACCTCCATGCACGCAGGGCGGGCCGACGAGGCGATCCCCCGGTTCCAAGAGGCCCTCCGCCTTAAGCCAGGTGACGCCGAGATCCGCAACAACCTCGGAAATGCGCTTTTCATCAATGGGCAAACCGACGAGGCGATCCGCCAATTCCAGGAGACCCTCCGCCTCAAGCCGGACTACGCCGACGCACACTACAACCTCGGCAACGCCCTCGTGAAGAAAGGGGAAACGGGCGCGGCGATCCGCCAATTTGAGGAAGCGATCCGCCTCCAACCGGACCACGCCCAGGCTCATAACAACCTTGCCAACGCGTTTGCCAGAACGGACCGGACCGGTGAAGCAATTGGCCATTACCAGAAGGCTCTTGGTTTCAAGCCTGATTACGCTGAGGCCTGCTGCAATCTGGGTATCATCCTCTTGAAGGAAGCCCGCGTGGACGAAGCCATCCGCCACCTCCAGGCGAGCATCCGGATAAAACCAGACTACGTCGTCGCTCGCTACAATCTCGGCAATGCCCTCGCCCGCCAGGGGCGCTTGGATGAGGCGGTCGGCGAGTTCCAGGCAGTTCTCAGCCTCCAGCCCCACCATGCCGACGCTCGCAAACGCCTGGAGATGGCGATGGCCGCCCTTGCGGCTATTCCCCGGCAGCCTGCAGCCGCCACCAACCGTTGAATAGGACGGCGACATTCCCCAGCCCTCCAGCAACAGGTTCTCCTCCCAATCCTTGGCGAACTGCGAACATGCCGCACTGCTTGGTGAAGGCAGGGCGCGCTCGCAGAAAGCGCCACCGTTTGGCCGGCTCGGCGGGGCGGTCCCACCTAAGACTGAGTCCTTACTTTTTCTGCGTTTTCACTTGCCAAGAGCGCGGGTTGTGGTATAAATCGCCCCAGAACAAAACCTCACCCGAACAACCAGCAGCACCAACCGCCGCCGGTATTCGGGAGAACTACAAACAAAATGCCTGCTATGAAAATGACTCAATCATCCTTCTTGCGACCAACCGTTCGCGGTCTGGTATCGGCGCTGGCAGTCACCGCACTGTCCAGCTTTGTGGCCCAAGCCACCCCCTACGCCTCCCAGGTCACTAAAAGCGGCGACACGGTCACATTTGTCCTGAACCAGGCGGCTCAAGGCATGGTCGTGCTCCGCGATGGGGCAAACCCGGTGACCCCTACCCCGGGACCTGCGACGCCCGGCGTGCAGACCTTCGACATGACCGGCTACACCACGTACTCGATCATTGTCACGGGCAGCGCCGCCAAGGCCTGGACCCAGTTCGTACCCGACGGGACAGACAGGAATTTCTGGTTCCCGAATAGCGTGAGCATCAACAGGAATCCATCGAGTCCGCACTTCGGTAAGGTTTACATTTGCAACAATCACCGGGCTACTGGGGGCGCAACCACCGCCGGCCGCGTCACGCAAGACGCCATCTACGTCCTGCGGGCCGATGGAACGGCTTTCAGTGGTCCCCATGACGGCGGTCGAGGCAATGCCTGGATGACCGGTGACGGCACAGCCTATTCCCGGTTCATGAAGGTTAACGTCAATCAGGACGACAACCTCCTCTACGCCGCGAGCCTTTGGGACGACCAGGTCTGGGGTTTCAATGATGATCTGAGCGTGGCGACGCAGTTGACCGACGACACCAACCTTGGCAACCCGATAGGAAACGCCAATTCTGCGGCGTTTATTGAGAGCGTTTGTGCGATGGGCTCCCGTGCGAACGGAGACCTGAGGCTCTTCACAGCGAATGGCAATTATTGGGACGCCTCGCGCCGGGGAGTCATTAGTTACTTCCTCGGAGCCAACGCTGCGGCGACTCCAAGCGACATTGGGGTGCAAGTCGTCGGGCCGGGCGGCCTCAGCGCCTATCATGTGAGCGACCTGGAAGTAGACAGCAACACCAACATTTACACGTGCGTATACCGGTCTACCGCCGGGCAGGCGCCGGACGCCAAGAAGTTTATCTGTTCGAACCCGGCCGCATGGCCGAACACCACGCCGGCCTGGAACTCGACCAGGACGGACAGCTATATCCGATGCGTGGCCGCCAACGAAGCCCTTGGGTTAGTGGCGGCGGCGAGGTATGCCTCCTCCTCCGGCCAGGTGTATTTCTTCGACATCAACACGGGTGCCAACGCCGGGTCGGTGGACATCGGCGACGTCTGCCGCGATATATGCTTCGATGCGGCGGGCAACATGGTGAGTGTGGACAACTCGCTCGAATACGCGCGATTCTGGTCGCCGGGTGGTTTTACAATTGCCACCACCACCTCAGCCGGAACCTTCGACCTCATTCAGTGGGACAATTTCAGTGTCAGTGCTGCCACTGATCCCGCGGCGTCTGAGGAGGGGCCTGATACGGCCACCTTCACGATCTCGCGAGCTGGCGGGCAGAATCTGGACGTGCAGGTTAACTATACGATGGGTGGCACAGCCGTGAGCAACGTGGATTACACGATCTCGCCGCAGAGTCCGTTTACGCTCCCCGCGGACCAAACTTCCATTGACATCACGGTCACCCCGATTAACGACGGCGAACGGGAGCCGGTCGAAACGGTGGTGCTGACGGTTGCCGCGGGAGCCTACAACGTCGTCAGCCCGAGTTCCGCGACGGCGACCATTGCCGACAACGACGCGACGGTGCGTTACTGGGACGCCAACGGGACCACCGCCGGCGGGGCGGTGGATATTAACGGGGCCGCCCCCGGGACCTGGGGCGTGGACAACTTCTGGAACGACACAGCGGATGGCACGGGCGCCGGCACGACCGCGTGGACGCCGTGGGCCGCAGCCGTGTTTTCCGCCGGGACGGATGCCGGCAGTGTTTTCAGTGTGACCAACAGCGGAACACAACTGGTGGATTATCTCAACTTTGAAGAGGGCATTGTGACCGTGGAGGGTGGATCACTGACTTTGACCAACTACGAGGCTGTCAAGGTGTACGACCGAGCCCTCATCACTTCTGTCCTCGACGGGGCTGCGGGACTGGCCGTGGAAGGTCCGGGCACGCTCGTTCTGGGCGGCGCCAATACCTACACGGGACCCACCAGGATCACCGCCGGCAACCTGGCGGTGGGCGCGGCGGGAGGAGTCATCCCCGACGGTTCAACGGTCACCATCGGCGCCGAGGCATCACTGACGCTGAATGATCAACTGTTCAGTGGCGGCACGTACGATGAGACGATCGGGGGGCTGGCCGGCTCGGCGTTGGCGGGCTCGGGCTCTTACAACCTGAATGTGCCTGCTGGCTACACCCTGACCTTCGGTGGCAACAACGCCAACACGACGTTTAACGGGACCGAAAGCGGTGGCGGCACGATGGTGAAGGTAGGCACTGGCACCATGAGCATGACCGGGGGGGTGATCTCCGATACCTTGGCCATCTCCAACGGCGTGGTGTCCATTAATGCTTCCGCGCGCCTCGGCACCGCCAACGATATCATCGTTGACGGCGGGACGCTTCGTAACTCGAACAACGGCGCTGTTGCTTTTGCCCCGTACACACGCTCAATCTTCCTGGGGGCGAGTGGCGGAGTGCTCGAGGTCAGCGACGCTGCAGGCATCTTGTTTTATGGTGATGCCGCCAGCGCCGGCACACTCCAGGGCGGGACGCTGATCAAGGACGGTCCGGGCGAGCTACGCGTCCTGGGTCTGGCAATGGCGAACTCTTCGTTCGAGAAATTGGTGGTTCGCGGCGGTCTGTATCGCGGTGGCTACGCCGAACCCACCCAGGACGAGCATTTCCTGGGTGCCATCCCGGGGAGTTTCTTGCCTGACCAGGTTACGATCGAGAACGGGGCCACGCTTGACCACAGCCTCTTCATGTTAGCGGTCAGTCCCAATCGCGGCGTGGTTCTTGGCACCGGTGGCGGAAGACTCGGCAACCTTGGCTCCATGGAATGGCCCGGGGTCATCAGCGGCACCCAGTTGATCAAAACCGGGGTAGCGATGCTGGTGCTGGGTGGGGTCAACACGTACACTGGCGGCACAATTCTCTCGGGCGGCAGCCTCTACGTGACCAATACGGCCGGGAGCGGCACGGGGTCCGGTGCGGTGACCGTGACCG includes the following:
- a CDS encoding tetratricopeptide repeat protein, producing the protein MRRPATNANPAPMQGKLPVGPAARIPAWLPALLLVLATVLAYLPVRQAGFIWDDDAYVTKNAMLTAPDGLRQIWFSAHRQSQYFPLAYTTLRIERGLWGLNPLGYHAVNVLLHVINALLLWRLLRRLVVPGAWLAAAIFALHPVQVESVAWVTELKNVQSTLFYLLAVLAWVRFGQKPAAPRWSFYWLALLFHALALLSKTTACTLPAALLLVLWWRGESVGWRRVVQVLPFLLLGAGMGVVSVWWENHLGNYLADTGVNLSLVDRLLVATRAVWFYAAKVFWPVNLAFSYPRWEIDARAPLQYLGLAGCVAFALLFWWRRRVVGRGVVAGVVFFVAALSPLLGFIPLYTFRFSFVADHYQYLACAGLIIPAAALITGRLAKERKTRVVWLGLSGGLLLALGLLTWKRAHIYADEKRLWEDTLAKNPTSWMAHCNLAYTSMHAGRADEAIPRFQEALRLKPGDAEIRNNLGNALFINGQTDEAIRQFQETLRLKPDYADAHYNLGNALVKKGETGAAIRQFEEAIRLQPDHAQAHNNLANAFARTDRTGEAIGHYQKALGFKPDYAEACCNLGIILLKEARVDEAIRHLQASIRIKPDYVVARYNLGNALARQGRLDEAVGEFQAVLSLQPHHADARKRLEMAMAALAAIPRQPAAATNR
- a CDS encoding autotransporter-associated beta strand repeat-containing protein; this encodes MKMTQSSFLRPTVRGLVSALAVTALSSFVAQATPYASQVTKSGDTVTFVLNQAAQGMVVLRDGANPVTPTPGPATPGVQTFDMTGYTTYSIIVTGSAAKAWTQFVPDGTDRNFWFPNSVSINRNPSSPHFGKVYICNNHRATGGATTAGRVTQDAIYVLRADGTAFSGPHDGGRGNAWMTGDGTAYSRFMKVNVNQDDNLLYAASLWDDQVWGFNDDLSVATQLTDDTNLGNPIGNANSAAFIESVCAMGSRANGDLRLFTANGNYWDASRRGVISYFLGANAAATPSDIGVQVVGPGGLSAYHVSDLEVDSNTNIYTCVYRSTAGQAPDAKKFICSNPAAWPNTTPAWNSTRTDSYIRCVAANEALGLVAAARYASSSGQVYFFDINTGANAGSVDIGDVCRDICFDAAGNMVSVDNSLEYARFWSPGGFTIATTTSAGTFDLIQWDNFSVSAATDPAASEEGPDTATFTISRAGGQNLDVQVNYTMGGTAVSNVDYTISPQSPFTLPADQTSIDITVTPINDGEREPVETVVLTVAAGAYNVVSPSSATATIADNDATVRYWDANGTTAGGAVDINGAAPGTWGVDNFWNDTADGTGAGTTAWTPWAAAVFSAGTDAGSVFSVTNSGTQLVDYLNFEEGIVTVEGGSLTLTNYEAVKVYDRALITSVLDGAAGLAVEGPGTLVLGGANTYTGPTRITAGNLAVGAAGGVIPDGSTVTIGAEASLTLNDQLFSGGTYDETIGGLAGSALAGSGSYNLNVPAGYTLTFGGNNANTTFNGTESGGGTMVKVGTGTMSMTGGVISDTLAISNGVVSINASARLGTANDIIVDGGTLRNSNNGAVAFAPYTRSIFLGASGGVLEVSDAAGILFYGDAASAGTLQGGTLIKDGPGELRVLGLAMANSSFEKLVVRGGLYRGGYAEPTQDEHFLGAIPGSFLPDQVTIENGATLDHSLFMLAVSPNRGVVLGTGGGRLGNLGSMEWPGVISGTQLIKTGVAMLVLGGVNTYTGGTILSGGSLYVTNTAGSGTGSGAVTVTGATLGGEGIIAGQVVMTGGTLTPGYSYTPTANSPTLRSKPVAKLVLGGGLDTTAGATTVNWQLGAPSEANPGTDFDQVDVTGGNLALGSGATLAVSFTGTATAPDFSAFWQTSRSWQVIKFSGGGSISGNFSAITGVAGAVGGTFTTTQDANGVNLVWTSTYVTPQPITDMSIGPVTAGSASISYSGAIGNRFVLVSSPNAEAPLSGWTRVATNFTASGSFPIPVGSAVKEFFAIKSE